One segment of Osmerus eperlanus unplaced genomic scaffold, fOsmEpe2.1 SCAFFOLD_48, whole genome shotgun sequence DNA contains the following:
- the zmp:0000000521 gene encoding spindlin-1, translating to MSGGMSKKRGRKRSSGELSDTMTPDPNCILGVRIQHNWHEKGTQSKWKGTVLDRLGVNPALFMVKYDGFDCVYGIELFKDERVSSLQVLSEKVVNNRIRVPPGAEELVGKAVEHLFEKEDGEKNEWRGMVLSRAPIMTHWYYITYEKDPVLYMYQLWDDYADGDLRILPEAENKHLLPADRKPGEETESLVGKQVEYVTDKGVKRTGLVIYQVPAKPSVYYIKYDDDFHIHVYDLVKTT from the exons ATGTCTGGAGGCATGTCCAAGAAAAGGGGCAG GAAACGGAGCAGCGGGGAGCTGAGCGACACCATGACCCCGGACCCCAACTGCATCCTGGGAGTGCGTATCCAGCACAACTGGCATGAGAAAGGCACCCAGAGCAAGTGGAAGGGCACAGTGCTGGACCGTCTGGGGGTCAACCCTGCCCTCTTCATGGTCAAGTACGACGGCTTCGACTGCGTCTACGGCATCGAGCTGTTCAAGGACGAGAGGGTGTCCAGCCTACAGGTGCTCTCAGAGAAAGTGG tcAACAACCGGATCAGGGTTCCCCCCGGGGCTGAGGAGCTGGTGGGGAAGGCGGTGGAGCACCTGTTTGAGAAGGAGGACGGGGAGAAGAACGAGTGGAGGGGGATGGTTCTGTCCCGCGCCCCCATCATGACCCACTGGTACTACATCACCTACGAGAAGGACCCGGTGCTCTACATGTACCAGCTGTGGGACGACTATGCAGACGGAGACCTGCGCATCCTGCCTGAGGCCG AGAACAAGCACCTGCTCCCAGCTGACCGTAAGCCTGGGGAGGAAACAGAGAGCCTTGTGGGTAAGCAGGTGGAGTACGTGACTGACAAGGGGGTGAAGAGGACCGGCCTGGTGATCTACCAGGTCCCAGCCAAGCCCTCCGTCTACTATATCAAATATGACGATGACTTTCATATCCACGTCTATGACCTGGTCAAGACCACCTAG
- the micos13 gene encoding MICOS complex subunit MIC13, translating to MAAKLLPVVKLATKVTVAGGALYVAYDSGLLGGSAQGSEVLSKAKAAIPPAVDEWMKYFGLELPAIPKVAFAPVESWNSGVRASISFLSLAPTRAGEISSQSVQYLRNLTK from the exons ATGGCGGCCAAGCTTTTACCGGTTGTGAA GTTGGCCACCAAGGTGACCGTCGCGGGAGGGGCTCTTTATGTAGCCTACGACTCGGGTCTACTCGGAGGCAGCGCGCAAGGCTCCGAGGTTCTCAGCAAAGCTAAGGCAGCCATTCCGCCTGCCGTAGACGAGTGGATGAAGTACTTTGGCCTGGAG CTCCCAGCTATACCGAAGGTCGCTTTCGCCCCGGTTGAGTCCTGGAACTCCG gtgttcgcgcctccatctccttcctgtcCCTCGCGCCCACCAGAGCGGGAGAGATCAGCAGCCAGAGCGTGCAGTACCTGAGGAACCTGACCAAATAA